In Mytilus edulis chromosome 7, xbMytEdul2.2, whole genome shotgun sequence, a single genomic region encodes these proteins:
- the LOC139481068 gene encoding uncharacterized protein, with product MFKNENWKVMHNTSTLLQVLLVFTESSPVNDYAYSVVGDTALLNCKTTLGSNIIALQWLRLNPSKNVTESTYTDGSIVNEEIQHHNRISTISSLNGTSYDLQIVNVTESDAGEYRCVSVTGKQVQHYDVRLIVQEEMSPSTTVNYKAENSTKSTHYMETENEDQSFDITTLSTDLYKNTTDENVTKLNEQAKYDTDFQNEAIYWVVGMVGSGVVVFITVFLSYIYLKKLNDIVKNANQGHTMSIEYREEQTNNIGNDNIEIYETSENVRENKHARSATRIERRTINNEVYEIVQQDEPSPNIQMEHLTQDEGNRTYQTVSADLSNDDHIYKELSDGQC from the exons AGTCGTCACCAGTCAATGATTATGCTTACTCTGTAGTCGGTGATACTGCTTTGCTTAATTGTAAAACTACCCTTGGAAGTAATATTATAGCTTTACAATGGCTTCGACTAAATCCAAGTAAAAATGTCACTGAGAGTACATATACAGACGGAAGTATTGTTAATGAGGAAATACAACACCATAATAGAATAAGTACAATAAGTTCTCTAAATGGTACATCATATGACCTACAAATCGTTAATGTGACAGAGTCTGACGCAGGGGAATACCGATGTGTCAGTGTAACTGGAAAACAGGTTCAGCATTATGATGTTCGACTTATTGTCCAAG AGGAGATGTCACCAAGTACCACTGTAAATTATAAAGCTGAAAACAGTACAAAAAGTACACACTATATGGAAACAGAGAATGAAGACCAATCTTTTG ATATAACAACTTTATCCACCGATTTGTACAAGAATACAACTGATGAAAATGTCACAAAGTTGAATGAACAGGCCAAATATGATACAG ATTTTCAGAATGAAGCCATATACTGGGTAGTCGGTATGGTCGGAAGTGGTGTCGTTGTTTTTATTACAGTTTTCCTTTCTTATATCTACTTAAAGAAATTGAATGATATTGTGAAAAACGCCAATCAGGGGCATACAATGTCGATAGAATACAGAgaagaacaaacaaacaacattggcaatgacaatattgaaatttatgaaacaagTGAGAATGTTCGGGAAAACAAACATGCAAGGTCAGCCACACGAATAGAGAGACGCACAATCAACAATGAGGTTTATGAAATTGTCCAGCAGGATGAACCATCTCCGAACATACAGATGGAACATCTCACACAAGATGAGGGCAACAGGACTTATCAAACAGTGTCCGCTGACTTGTCAAATGATGATCATATATACAAAGAACTTAGTGATGGTCAATGTTAA